The following coding sequences are from one Primulina eburnea isolate SZY01 chromosome 15, ASM2296580v1, whole genome shotgun sequence window:
- the LOC140813782 gene encoding exopolygalacturonase-like: MNPRVALGIALLSLFSAVVVCWSHKTKVFNVKKYGAIGNNKTENSKAFTRAWTESCKWRGKSIVLIPKGTFHLGSIVLKGPCNGRKEFVIKGMLRSPNRPSSFFIDHWITFQNINNLRIHGGGTLDGQGASAWPYNKCKTGSCKPLPVSLRLDFVNESEISNIKSLNSKNFHFNLFACNRVNIRHVILSAPADSPNTDGIHVSSSGNINIDKTVISTGDDCVSIGPGNRDIHITNTFCGPGHGISVGSMGKSGTKEDVTSISVVNCTFRGTLNGVQIKTWPEPNAAGGFASNFTYDNILMENVDNPIFINQQYCPFNLCNPQGSSKIQISNIIFRNIRGTSTTKDAVKLKCSKSNPCHNIALENINLIGPGGVESSSCSNVHGRSRGRQKPPSCLS, encoded by the exons ATGAATCCAAGAGTAGCCCTCGGAATAGCACTTCTTTCCTTATTTTCAGCGGTGGTTGTGTGTTGGAGTCACAAAACAAAAGTTTTCAACGTCAAGAAATATGGAGCTATTGGGAACAACAAGACCGAGAATTCTAAG GCATTCACGAGAGCTTGGACCGAGTCATGTAAATGGAGAGGCAAGAGCATTGTTTTGATTCCGAAGGGAACTTTCCATTTGGGATCCATTGTTTTAAAAGGACCTTGTAATGGCAGAAAAGAGTTTGTCATAAAAGGGATGCTAAGGTCTCCTAATCGACCAAGTTCCTTTTTCATCGACCATTGGATCACATTCCagaatatcaataatctcaggaTCCACGGTGGGGGTACATTGGACGGCCAGGGAGCCTCGGCTTGGCCGTATAATAAATGTAAAACCGGTTCTTGCAAGCCTCTTCCTGTT TCGCTGCGGCTGGATTTCGTGAACGAGTCGGAGATATCCAACATAAAGTCACTAAACAGCAAGAACTTCCATTTCAACCTCTTCGCGTGCAACCGTGTCAACATCCGTCACGTCATTTTATCAGCTCCGGCAGACAGCCCCAACACGGATGGCATCCATGTCAGCAGCTCGGGTAACATCAATATCGACAAGACTGTCATCTCCACAGGAGACGATTGCGTGTCCATCGGCCCTGGAAATCGGGACATTCACATCACCAACACATTTTGTGGGCCTGGCCACGGCATCAGTGTCGGTAGCATGGGAAAATCTGGCACCAAAGAAGATGTTACAAGCATCAGCGTCGTCAACTGCACCTTCCGAGGGACTCTTAATGGAGTTCAGATCAAGACTTGGCCAGAACCAAATGCTGCCGGCGGATTCGCTTCAAACTTCACATATGATAACATTTTAATGGAGAATGTGGACAACCCTATATTCATTAATCAGCAGTATTGCCCTTTCAACTTGTGCAATCCTCAg GGATCATCGAAGATTCAGATAAGTAACAttatattcaggaacataaggGGGACATCAACCACCAAGGATGCAGTGAAACTGAAGTGCAGCAAAAGCAATCCATGTCACAATATTGCGTTAGAGAACATAAACTTAATCGGTCCAGGAGGAGTTGAATCTTCTTCCTGTTCGAATGTCCACGGCAGGTCTCGCGGCAGGCAGAAGCCTCCTTCTTGCCTTTCATGA